From one Mycosarcoma maydis chromosome 17, whole genome shotgun sequence genomic stretch:
- a CDS encoding putative fimbrin produces MEAIKLQRKYPQFSQEEMMGLISRFRTLDVEEKGSIPKQDVIKAIQDQGDASYDQVRETLKEVDLDASGRVELDDYVDLLAKIRAGRNASAGVVTKGKVFVKGATSSTQHTINEDERTEFTRHINSNLAGDAHIGSRLPIPTDTFQLFDECRDGLILCKLINDSVPDTIDERVLNFGKGGKGPNAFQMTENNNIVITSAKAIGCSVVNIGPQDLIDGKEHLILGLVWQIIRRGLLSKIDLKNHPELYRLLDEGETLEEFLRLPPDQILLRWVNYHLKAANWHRRVANFSKDVSDGENYTVLLNQLKPDQCDRAPLQQSDVMQRAEMVLQRADAIGCRKYLTPGSMVAGNPKLNLAFVAHLFNTWPCLEPLDEAPPVEIEDFDAEGEREARVFTLWLNSLDVEPGVYNLFEDLKDGTVILQAFDKVIPGSVTWRRVSKPKEGQELSRFKAVENTNYAVDLAKASNMHIVGIQGADIVDGTKTLTLGLVWQLMRLNITKTLSSLSKGGRGVSDADMVAWANNLVKSSGKSTQIRSFKDAQLKTAVFFLDLLNALRPGIVDYSLVNTGRTEDESRMNAKLAISIARKLGALIFLVPEDIIELRQRLILTFVGSLMAIQ; encoded by the coding sequence ATGGAGGCAATCAAGCTTCAGAGGAAGTATCCTCAATTTTCTCAGGAGGAGATGATGGGCCTCATCTCTCGCTTCCGCACACTCGATGTCGAGGAAAAGGGCAGCATCCCAAAGCAAGACGTTATCAAAGCCAtccaagatcaaggcgaTGCTTCATACGACCAGGTCCGTGAAACGCTCAAAGAAGTCGATCTGGATGCCTCGGGTCGTGTAGAGCTCGATGACTATGTCGACTTGCTTGCAAAGATCCGTGCCGGTCGCAACGCATCTGCCGGTGTCGTCACCAAGGGCAAGGTATTCGTCAAAGGCGCCACCTCTTCTACCCAGCATACCATCAACGAGGACGAACGAACCGAGTTTACCCGCCACATCAACTCGAACCTCGCTGGCGACGCTCACATCGGCTCGCGATTGCCCATCCCTACCGACACGTTTCAGCTTTTCGACGAGTGTCGAGACGGTCTCATCCTCTGCAAGCTCATCAACGATTCGGTTCCAGAcaccatcgacgagcgtgtGCTCAACTTTGGCAAGGGTGGCAAAGGCCCCAATGCCTTCCAGATGACCGAGAATAACAACATTGTCATCACGTCCGCCAAGGCCATCGGCTGTAGCGTCGTCAACATCGGTCCTCAGGATCTCATCGATGGCAAAGAGCATCTCATCCTCGGTCTCGTTTGGCAGATCATTCGACGTGGTCTGCTCAGCAAGATCGATCTGAAGAACCACCCAGAGCTCTACCGTCTTCTGGACGAAGGTGAGACTCTCGAAGAGTTCTTGCGCCTACCTCCCGACCAGATTCTGCTCCGATGGGTCAACTATCACCTCAAGGCGGCCAACTGGCACCGACGCGTCGCAAACTTCAGCAAGGATGTCTCAGACGGTGAGAACTATACGGTGCTGCtcaaccagctcaagcCCGATCAGTGTGATCGCGCTCCTTTGCAGCAGAGCGACGTGATGCAGCGCGCAGAAATGGTGCTACAACGTGCAGATGCCATCGGCTGTCGCAAGTACTTGACTCCTGGATCCATGGTGGCTGGTAACCCAAAGTTGAACTTGGCCTTTGTTGCGCATCTCTTCAACACGTGGCCATGCCTCGAGCCGTTGGACGAGGCGCCGCctgtcgagatcgaggacTTTGATGCGGAAGGAGAGCGCGAGGCGCGCGTCTTTACGCTCTGGCTCAACAGTCTTGACGTAGAGCCGGGTGTGTACAACTTGTTCGAGGACCTCAAGGATGGCACTGTTATTCTGCAAGCGTTTGACAAGGTGATTCCTGGCTCTGTTACGTGGCGTCGCGTCTCAAAACCCAAAGAAGGCCAGGAGCTTTCTCGCTTTAAAGCGGTCGAGAACACCAACTACGCTGTCGACCTCGCCAAGGCGTCCAACATGCACATTGTCGGCATCCAGGGagccgacattgtcgacgGAACAAAGACGCTGACGTTGGGTTTGGTGTGGCAACTCATGCGTCTCAACATCACCAAGACGCTGTCGTCACTCTCGAAAGGCGGTCGTGGCGTTAGCGATGCGGATATGGTGGCATGGGCCAACAATCTGGTCAAGAGCAGTGGCAAGTCGACGCAGATCCGTTCGTTCAAAGATGCACAGCTCAAGACGGCAgtcttcttcttggacCTGCTCAACGCGCTGCGTCCGGGTATCGTCGATTACAGCCTGGTCAACACGGGTAGGACAGAAGACGAGAGCAGGATGAACGCCAAACTGGCGATCAGCATTGCGAGAAAGTTGGGCGCGTTGATTTTCCTGGTGCCAGAGGACATTATTGAGTTGCGACAGAGGCTTATCTTGA